TCGGGAATTATTCACATTCATTGGCTCTGTAATTCACGAAGGTTAGCTGCTGCAAAAGTGAAAACTCCGCCCACACAAGAAACAAAAACTCATCAAATCATTGGAATCATTTATTAGTGTAAATAAATAACAGACACGCGTTTAGAGGCGGGGCCAACCCGCCAacgcactacaagtcccagcaggcacGCGGAATGAGAACCGGTCCACCTAGAACAGAAGCTTCACTTTGGGGGTGGACTGGCCCTTTAAGGAATGGATCAGCACCTGTAATGTATTTATGATCGGCGCCGACCCCCCAGCTCCGCCCCCCTTATCCGTACACTGCGATCAATACACGGGATACAGGAACTGTTCCTCCCACTTGGCTCCTCCCAGCAGCCCGACAGATAATTATTGTAAATTATTCAGATTTGGAGCGACGATCTGAGACACGTACGCCGATGATGCTCCGCCTACAAGCGATGCCACTCCCACGGGCGGGGGGTCAAAGTACGATGTCCGGTCACACCTCCGCGGTCAGCTTGCTGCGGATGAACGCCGTCAGTTGGCGGAGCTGCTCCTCCAGGGCGCTCTGATCGCCGTCGTTGGAGATGATCCAATCAAACGTCACGCCGGTGTCCAGACCGCACTCTGACTCCGCCTCGTCCACCTCTGCGGGGAAGACAGGAATAGAGAAGAGGGAATGgggaggagtctatggaaggacaGCCGCCAATCATCGCAGAGCGCTCCGGTCACATGGCTTACACCGAGCGCCCCAATCATTTCCCATAGAGGGTCCCTCTAGTGGAGGGGTGTGGTGTacagggggactctgataggaaCTCtattataagggggggggggggtctgatgacTACTATTgatgtgggggggaagggggggggggggcgacgacgaCTCTGATGAAGACCCTAATGTAAGAGGTGACCCTCatgtggaaaggggggggggggggagacctgatggggactctgatgagggctgttgatgtggggggggggggaggcaatgactctgatggagaccctaatgtaaggggtgaCCCTCATGTGGTGGGACTCTGATGGAGGATCTGATGTGGATCCCGATGTGGGGGAGTTTTGGGAGATcagctggggaccctgatgtaggggaggGGGACTTTAATAAGGACTACTGATGTAGGGGGGCCTCTGGAGACCCGAATGTAGGGGGGGGGATTtgatgtgggggggactctgatgggaaccctgatgtgggggggggctctgatggggaccctgatgtatgggggggattctgatggggatcctgatgtggggggggctctgatgggggccctgatgtatggaggggggactctgatggggaccctgatgtggggggggggctctgatggggaccctgatgtggggggggggctctgatgtagggggggacgctgatgggggccctgatgtatgggggggctctgatggggaccctgatgaagggggggactgatggggaccctgatgtaaggggggctctgatggggaccctgatgtagggggggggggctctgatggggaccctggtgtagggggggggctctgatagggaccatggtgtaggggggggctctgatggagaccctgatgtagggggggggctctgatggggaccctgatgtaggggggggggctctgatggggaccctgatgtagggggggggctctgatggagaccctgatgtaggggggcctCTGGAGACCCGAATGTAGGGGGGGGGATttgatgtgggggggggctctgatggggaccctgatgtgggggggggggctctgatggggaccctgatgtggggggggctctgatgtagggggggactctgatgggggccctgatggggaccctgatgtatgggggggctctgatggggaccctggtgtaggggtgggctctgatggggaccctgatgaagggggggactgatggggaccctgatgtaggggggggctctgatggggaccctgatgtaggggggggggctctgatggagaccctgatgtaggggggggggctctgatggggggttgTTGGGACCCCCTTGTATCTCCTCACCGGGGGTGAACTCCCATCCTCTGGCCCTCCGGGTCTCTGGTGACGCCTCAACGCGCACGGTCTGGGTGACGTCGCGATACGATGACAGGAACCAATCCACGTCTGACCTCCGCCGCGCGTCACTGATGATCTGATTGGAGAGAAGGAAGTGTCAGCAGATGCAGTGGGAGGGCGGTGTGGCCCCTGGTGGGTGGAGCCTATGAAGACTTGTGGGGAGGGGAGGATTACTGAGACATTGGATTGGTTGCCATGGTTACAACTCGCCCTGTGGGCGGGGAATTCCTTACCCACACAGGCTGGGTCACGCCCTCCACGATGAGGCGG
This window of the Rana temporaria chromosome 13, aRanTem1.1, whole genome shotgun sequence genome carries:
- the PMVK gene encoding phosphomevalonate kinase, with translation MEEMAAPRLVLVFSGKRKSGKDFITDRLQESLSGDTCAILRLSGPLKKQFAQERGLDFQRLLDASEYKETYRAAMIRWGEEKRNSDPGFFCRLIVEGVTQPVWIISDARRRSDVDWFLSSYRDVTQTVRVEASPETRRARGWEFTPEVDEAESECGLDTGVTFDWIISNDGDQSALEEQLRQLTAFIRSKLTAEV